GGGCCCGAGCGCCTCCGACGGCCGGCAAACGTCCGCAGCGTGGTTGTCGGCGTAGGCGGCTACGCTCCCCGGCCATGACCACAGCAACCGACCGGAGGGCGATGCCCGACGCCTCCGTCGTCGTGGCCCGAGACGCGGACGGCATGGTCGCCGTCCTGACCGCCGAATTCCCCAAGCACGGCGGTGAGTACGTGTTCCTGCCCGGAGGGCGCCGGGAGCCCGGCGAGACACCGGAAGAGTGCGCGCGGCGCGAGCTGCGCGAGGAAGCCGGCGTCACCGCCCAGACCTGGCGCCCCCTCGGCTCGTACGCCATCACCCTGAACTCCACCGCCCGCATCTACCTTTGCCTGGCCGAAGGTCTCACCTTGGGGCCGCGACAACTCACAGCCGGCGAAGCAGA
This genomic window from Streptomyces sp. DG2A-72 contains:
- a CDS encoding NUDIX hydrolase; the encoded protein is MTTATDRRAMPDASVVVARDADGMVAVLTAEFPKHGGEYVFLPGGRREPGETPEECARRELREEAGVTAQTWRPLGSYAITLNSTARIYLCLAEGLTLGPRQLTAGEADFKLMWLPMSDAIQVATEGRFLLQGGPLALLLAQQVTAA